The segment GGATTTTGTAAGGGTCACCGATCTTCTGAGCCACAACTACGGGGAGCACTATCAACATCAACAGCACATACAGCCATCGCCCCTTCGAGCTTTTGCATTTCCATCTCATATTATTAAGCTCTAACGACTAAACCCCGCGATTAATTGTTCGCACTATTCATAGAACAATTTTCATGCTGACACCGTTTCTACAAAACACATTACtgaagaaaattaacaaataattttaagaatttcttATCACTCATTCGTCCTAAAATAGAACGAGATGGTTGAAAAATCGTCGAAATCTTAGGAAAAGTGGAAACTGAAAACTGCTATTGACATTTGTCAACAAAAGACAACCTAGTACAGATAATGCACACATTTTCCATCAACATCTTTTAATACATCATACAATAAATCATTATCTATTGTTTTTCACCAAAACAATGTATGGCAAATTATGGAGATATATGAGTTTTATAAATCCATTTAATAGACATgggtaattatttattacagcttgagtaaatttgaataaaaatattacttttatgaatattttttaaattagtattataattatattatataaatactcgATAGTTATCCACTTACCAAGCAAtagacaataatatataagtagtctttaaaaaattagcACAGtttatgatgaaatttataaggtagtaaattactataatttttaagatatctattaatgtatttataaaagaaaacatattgacaaaaaaagtaaattttagtttagtaAAAGCCAGTGCCAGGTGATTGTCAAAAGCACTTGGTGCCTTCCTATGTTTTTTATCTGGCAGTGACAGTTCACAGCATTAGGTATTAGACTGGGTAGTATTAACTGTTGTATTGCAACTCGGCTGTCGACATTCGGCAATCGGCAAGTAGTTACAAGTTTGCATTCGTGCCGTGAGCGAAGTAGATGTATCGTAATGTTACattgaaaaagtttaaatattttttttactttattaaaatgcaattataattttaactatagaGGTTAAACGttgcacaatattttatagtaaatttaaacaagaaataacataaaggtaagcaaatattttatgttgtaatACATGCAAGTTGTTTTAACATAACATAGTAAACTttgtaatatcattttaaatacaatatttgttcatttatataatatttagaacatttgatattttatttgttatcactttacagataatataaggATAGGTTGTAAGATAAACAACGAcatgtacattaattttataaattattattatttacatagtaTACTCAAGAGATATGAATCAATTGAATTGCTAGTACACGTGGTACATGTTAATATGTTCTAGCCGAACACAGCGTTCTAATTACTTACACAGACAATTTTATCCTTATTTTGCAATTTGTTTGctgtcaatttatttttaacttttttgtttccaGCGTCGTTTCCATGTATTCTCATctagtattttatgttaattaaaattcagtcCCTTAATTGCACATCGTAATATTATTCTTCACATTTATTAgtctttttttaagtaacatgTTCTATCATCTATCTATCTAAGATCTACATACAAATTCTTATTTTCactaatttaagtaatatatcttaaaatgaTTTGGTATTCACTTTTGAACTTTCAAGCAAGTTTCtccaaaaatagtttttgatttctttcaagtagctttttatatctaaaaccTCAGCTCTTAAAGTCGGATCTTCATTATtgatctaaaattaaaagtatttttatgaacgTTTCTCTAAGACTCCTATAAATGAAGTTGTAGAGGAAACAACTTTAAAACATGAATGGAAAATGACGTATCGTATAttgcatttataaataataatttgagaatatttatgaatattaaaacagcCCGTTTCAACTTTGTCGATGTAAACTTACACTAAGTATTCTGAGGTCGCAAGAAAAAAGATGGTCACGTCTCttccataaaataatataccacTTTCTCTTTCTAACaaatcgaataaaaaaaaaaaatttgtgagTATAAGGTGCTGcctgatataaatttatcgttTGGGTAATcgatttaactattttaatgcaataaaatGGCTTATGATTATCCATATCCGATATCACGATTATGTTATACAGAGTCAGTGTCATGGTGACAACGAAAAAACATTAACAGGTTAACCCAGGTTGTTCTTTGctttttagaatttataaccTTGGAAGTTTGTAGAGGTCATATGACGTCAAAGCAGTTTAAAATTACGAAAGTAATGATTTGAAATGAGTGGTTCTGTAACAGTTACTTTGTATAGGACTCGcaaaaatcgatttatttaatttatacagccgatgtaaataataatattaaatttttcgatTGCGATAGTTTTTATACACGGAAATgctagttttattaaagtttagatttatttcaGTAAATGAAATCGTCAGAGACGACCATCgaacaaaagtaattaaatctttttaataaaatgaatagcaTTGACGGGCGGCCTTAGATATGGAACTGATATCTTGTGGAGGTTTTAAAGTAGGTACACTGTATATTAATCTGCCGCGCTTTAGTACATCTTGGGTTCCCCTATTACTACTTACTATCATTGCCCTAGAGTCTAGAATCTTCAttgtaactataaataatattagatggCAAACAGAAATTAATATCGAATAGAATCAcctaaaaagaatttatttgagCAAGTGCTAAGTAGgtatacacatataattaaacattcgtTAGCAcctgaaaacatttaaatttttttcaaaatgataacagataacattaaaatacttcaCAACAATTTCCGAAAGTCTTATAACCAATcttcgttattttttattactttaaaactatagTGATTCTGTTATAAGCATTATTcagtaaaacattaaaaaataaaatggcaaAGGACTTTACATAATTCCAAAGTAAAGATAGGTAACTTTAATGACTAAATAGAGCTGGTGGTTCACGATCGTTAAAACGTAACAGTGGGTGTGTTGTGTGACGTTCGAATCATCTGACAATTGAGATCATTAATGCGAGGATGTGATTGTTAGTAACCCAAGTAACCCACACTGTGTCTTAAACGGTTTGTTTGTGACGATTTGTTGATTGCTTCACATTGGCAGAATTGCCTTTGATCGTTGctgtatattttgatgtttaagtttaaaaagtaaacaggCTATCATTATTCAAAATGTCAAAATGAAAGAAGTTACTAACAATAAgaagtaatttgaaaaaagaatagatttttaatttacaagttTTCAATGCTTTCTTAATAGAGCCAAGCTTGAATGGGTTTGTCGACCGTTTAATTGGTCGATGTATGTACACGTCTTCGTTTATGCATTCAGaactttgtattgtttttacggtaaaattttattcgcaTTAACATAAAAGTCCCCACTCTACgtgtttatatttgatatttttttttttataaatgtttattttatgtgatgttaaaaatatatagatttcgAAGATagtcaaacatatttttattaacataaatctCTAGTCTAATATGAGATTAGTAGTTCAAAATAAAGAAGTCTTTTCACTTTTACTCTGCAGATTCGTCGTATAGTGTAGGTGCTAGGTACTATGCAACATTGGTCTACCTTTGTATCTAGTAATAATCTAAACCTCTTAATTAAAAGCGATCTCGGCAGACATCAAAAATGTAGGTACCAAGACACCCATTATTAAAccaagttaaaaaaaagatataacattcacacctcgtctgcccgtgatcacgacTGTTGCAAAGTAATCGACACGTCGggggtatgtagtttaaaaaaaaaaaatgtaacacatagtaatccgaaaatattactttcatttaaatgaataatcgcgaaagtctcagatctcattaagaTATGAGAGcttggttttttttaaattaaatattttaatgttaggatttttttaatgccgATTTTAGCTTAAAATTAGATATATGGAAGACACAATTTATTcgttaatttttgatattagaagtatattaaaaagatattataagcAATACgcgtgtatatatttttgtgtgttttttgtattgtaaagtctacaaatctatatattaatattacaattcgTAATCTAGTTACCATAACCCATTTTGTTACACTCGGTAACTCTTTTATAACGTTTCTAGTTAACCCCCTATTTAGCCAATTAATAGTCTATTGTTctactaattaatatttattcaatttgctTTTATATCTCGTTTAGATCACGATACACGGCGACCttgtagatattatttaattacttatatttttaatacattttgctCCAACGggcttaattaaattttatgtaaatatgaagCATCTACAGGAAACTGATACTAGTGTTTCTATTTTAGATAGTCTGAATTACTTGAGTATTTCTAAGCGTAATTCACTAATTTTACGTCATCAGAATCATGGAAGTAGTATCAGACATCCTGCAGCCCTACAAGGAGCTGGTGGGGACGGTGGCCGGCATCGTCACCACGGGGCAGATGTTCTCTGGAAGCTTCATCTGTTACGACATCTACAAACAAGGCAACACCAAGGGAACCAGTATCATGGTCTTTATTGGCGGTTTCATCATGTGGGTATATTTTGCTTCATTGATGTACAACACGCCCTATCTTTGGCTGTccgtaaaaacaaaataaagctGTCATCTACCCTCTAGGATGTTGGCTTCGCTATCAAAGTTCCACTACACTTATCCCAAGTCCCATCGTGACATAAAATAGGGACGTTTTCCTGCAGATACACATacgtatacatatatgttctAAATATCCTACAATTGAGATTTCCTTCTCATGTCTCATGGGAAGTTGGTACCCaaaagcaaatttttttagaCCTTGACTCTGTACAAGAACATTATTTTCTGATGACTAATTTGGTGTACCTGAGCGCTACCGGCTCTTATCACGAACggattaaatatctttatcatATTCTTTATCTGACAGTCAAGGTCAAACCTGAGTAATGATAGTAACGACATGCCACGAAATAATTTGGTTACTAGCTAAATATAGTCAATACTCTTTATTGTTAagatgacattatttttttaaaatacgtattaTCTTAGGAAACAGTAGATATTTGATAGAAGTCAGTGACAGATGCTTAAATGCAACTGAGTCACTTTTTATGGTCCatggttaaaattattttataaaattcaagtcTACACCTAACAATTATAAACACTACCACGAAGACAATACGATGTAGACAAAGATAGAGCATAATGGCTTAGGTTTCAAGCTCACAACTCACAGGCGCTGTTCGGCTCTCAAGATCACATAAACCGGCCATTCTAAAAAGAATTGGTATATATGTTGTGTGTGCAGAGTTGGTGTTATGTATTGATGTAGCCACATTTATCCGTAGGAGtatcttaaacataaaattcggCTTCATCCTCCGCGATGACATGATGATTAAGGTGAACTTCGTCGGTCTCATGCTGAACATCGTCTACCTCATGGTGTTCTTCCACTACACCGCGGAGAAGGGTCAGGCGTGGTTCAACTTCGGTATAGGAGGCGCCGTCTCCGCGGGCCTCATCGCCTACAGCGAGATGGAGGACCCGACCCTCATCGAGAACAGATTTGGCACCATCATCACCATCTTCATGTTCTATTTGATATCCTCCCCGCTATTAGGACTGGTGAGTCTCGTGAACAGATTtatgtattacattataatcCAATGTTATCgcttattaactttttatattaacttactaACTCCCTTGTATTTGAGCGCGTGATCACAAATTCGTTCCAGTGAATGATACATAAGCTATGGATTACTTTGATTAAATTGcttgaatatgttttttgGTGTACTTAAACTAACTGAAgagaatttaatgtatttacatttattaagtaattgtttgaatttgaatttagaataatgAACCTGACCAGCATGGCcgttgtcaaaatatttttttttaaagcattctTGATTTTGAGAAATTATTGTGTCGTATTTTGAGATCATTCAGAGCAGGCAGAATtccaaagttaaattatttttgaattcaaaataaacgaGTCCAAAAACCGATACCGGGGTGACCTTTTtggaatttattaagaaacttgattttcaaaaatatttgccttttggttataaaaaaataagttcgttaatttatttgtatgcgACTTATATTAAGGTTTCGTATTTTGAGATGTCTTTTTCTATTCTCATTAAACAAActaattttgttgtaaaaatatttaaagtatctcgttcttattatattattacccAAGTATTAATTAGTAAAGAAACCTCTTTGTTGTAATGACCGCACATCCTGTCACTAAATGTCaaagtcatttatttata is part of the Danaus plexippus chromosome 9 unlocalized genomic scaffold, MEX_DaPlex mxdp_26, whole genome shotgun sequence genome and harbors:
- the LOC116767571 gene encoding sugar transporter SWEET1, with amino-acid sequence MEVVSDILQPYKELVGTVAGIVTTGQMFSGSFICYDIYKQGNTKGTSIMVFIGGFIMSILNIKFGFILRDDMMIKVNFVGLMLNIVYLMVFFHYTAEKGQAWFNFGIGGAVSAGLIAYSEMEDPTLIENRFGTIITIFMFYLISSPLLGLKNIIKNKSTAGMPFPIIFSGTIVTFMWLLYGIILKNKFLVLQNTVALVLCSIQLSLFVIYPSKKSKEKKAKKTN